In one Paramormyrops kingsleyae isolate MSU_618 chromosome 18, PKINGS_0.4, whole genome shotgun sequence genomic region, the following are encoded:
- the LOC111837971 gene encoding fibronectin type-III domain-containing protein 3A isoform X1 — protein sequence MQRWNVMLCMERSPECPHVRMNEGAMADHTPPLEPGRLPASDYPLLGPPPPAGMVNGDGPQQVILVQVNAGEAFTIRRDDGQFQCITGPAQVPMMSPNGSVPPIYVPPGYISQVIEENGVRRVLVLPQREFHPGSHSPLHPPSPLHPASAGPAPPHSHLSTFIPHPAMLPQPLAIYPAVVSGAGDMASPFIPQYHPLQFCEQDSHSSHARAGFVPRDERTSKTYERLQKKIKERQGGPNKDKSGSPPSSPQKSAGRTSWLDGRNGTGKGQEPGAASATTTAAKAELDEKSMAFQVLLSAISKPVVTDIQARSAVLTWSSPLVSDSGDGNGGSENDPHDPLSYEVMVSNTGKDEKYKTAYSGEDLTVTLEALRPATDYHARVGALCDHLQGYPSETVSFTTLSCEPDTPAAPRKSSGNKNTILLQWKAPCDNGSKIQNYVLQWDEGKGNGEFEQCYYGPQKQHRVAKLLPASKYTFRLAAKNDLGTSAFSEPISLFTSCSVPASPPRPALLKAGVTWLTLQWQRPASSPKDDDILYTLEMEDDGSGYGFKPKYDGEEVSYTIKNLCRSTKYKFRVIAYNTEGKSVPSQVAEFTTCPDRPARPGQPALKGRLHSHSFRLAWEAPKDDGGSEITKYSVEISEGTGEASWKTVYSGSALEHVCEGLKPGCTYQIRVCCTSKGGQSPVSEALQVQTLPVAPGPCLPPRVAGKPKARELQLRWGPPQVDGGSAVSCYSLQMACVQAEEYREVYQGCDPDCTVSGLLPGTAYSFRVRAANKAGHGPLSEQCDVTTSPGAPEQCKVLQVACKSPTCAVIRWEAPQCNGAPVAEYRLEWGAAEGGMQTCYSGPALSHEVRGLQPATYYFCRVQAVNAAGVGPFCEVTTCQTPCSVPAAVSNIHALEDSELREELEAAGGDEEDGAERDTSSSFCPSSCLGLRWDTPCDHGAEITSYCIDLGDRQPVIVGPVTRYIIQNLQPETSYRIRIQALNSLGSGPFSHTVRLKTKALPPLPPRLECAAISHQTLKLRWGDGSAKGSSDAIQYELQMEDKNGRFVSLYKGPCHTHKVQRLNEATSYALRIRALNEAGEGPFSDVYTFTTPLSPPGPLKAPRIDCLDDHSCDVSWDPVPPMKGDSIIYTLQCMMGNSAFKQVYKGSAASFRLSGLQQNTEYRFRVCAIRQCQAPSELSGPYSSAAVLSLQRSETAAGSITSGAGPRAPDAERPRASLTDEQCAALILLLFAVISILIAFVIQYFVIK from the exons ATGCAGAGGTGGAATGTAATGCTTTGCATGGAGAG GAGTCCGGAGTGCCCGCATGTCCGTATGAATGAGGGAGCCATGGCAGACCACACGCCCCCCCTGGAGCCTGGCCGACTGCCCGCGTCCGACTACCCTCTGCTCGGGCCCCCACCTCCAGCTGGGATGGTCAATGGCGACGGGCCGCAGCAG GTGATTCTGGTGCAGGTGAATGCGGGCGAGGCCTTCACCATCCGCAGAGATGATGGTCAGTTCCAGTGTATCACAG GGCCAGCTCAGGTTCCCATGATGTCCCCAAATGGGTCAGTGCCTCCAATCTATGTGCCTCCTGGATACATTTCGCAG GTCATCGAGGAGAATGGAGTGCGACGTGTTCTGGTCTTACCTCAGCGGGAATTTCACCCGGGAAGCCACTCCCcgctgcaccccccctccccgctgcACCCCGCCTCCGCGGGCCCGGCCCCGCCCCACAGCCACCTCTCCACCTTCATACCTCACCCTGCCATGCTTCCCCAACCCCTTGCCATTTACCCTGCCGTGGTGAGCGGAGCCGGAGACATGGCGTCCCCGTTCATCCCTCAGTACCATCCGCTGCAGTTCTGCGAGCAAG ATTCCCATTCCTCACATGCTCGTGCAGGATTTGTTCCCAGGGACGAAAGGACTAGCAAAACATACGAGCGTTTGCAAAAAAAGATCAAGGAGCGGCAAGGGGGTCCAAACAAGGACAAAAGCGGCAGCCCGCCGTCGTCCCCGCAGAAGAGCGCGGGCAGGACCTCCTGGCTGGACGGCCGGAACGGGACGGGAAAGGGACAGGAACCGGGAGCGGCCTCCGCGACGACCACTGCTGCAAAAGCAG AACTCGATGAAAAATCCATGGCATTCCAAGTACTGTTGTCTGCTATCAGCAAACCAGTT GTGACGGACATTCAGGCCCGATCTGCCGTCCTCACGTGGAGCTCGCCTTTGGTGTCAGACAGCGGAGATGGAAATGGCGGGAGTGAGAATGACCCCCATGATCCGCTCAGCTATGAAGTTATGGTCTCTAATACTGGCAAGGACGAGAAGTACAAGACCGCCTACAG TGGTGAAGACTTGACTGTGACTTTAGAAGCCCTCAGACCAGCAACTGATTATCATGCAAg GGTGGGGGCACTCTGTGACCATTTACAGGGGTATCCCTCCGAGACTGTGAGCTTCACCACCCTCAGCTGTGAGCCggacacccccgctgcccccagGAAGTCCAGCGGCAACAAAAACACCATCCTTCTTCAGTGGAAG gcTCCTTGTGATAATGGATCTAAAATACAGAATTACGTTCTGCAGTGGGATGAG GGCAAGGGAAATGGCGAGTTTGAGCAATGCTACTACGGACCCCAGAAGCAGCATCGTGTGGCCAAGCTTTTACCGGCGTCCAAATATACGTTCCGTCTGGCTGCCAAGAATGACCTGGGGACAAG cgcATTCAGCGAGCCCATCAGCCTGTTCACCTCCTGCAGCGTGCCTGCCTCCCCACCCCGGCCAGCGCTCCTCAAGGCAGGAGTTACCTGGCTAACCCTGCAGTGGCAGCGGCCAGCCTCTTCGCCCAAGGATGACGACATCCTGTACACCCTGGAGATGGAGGATGATGGCTCA GGTTATGGCTTCAAGCCGAAATATGACGGTGAAGAAGTTTCCTACACAATTAAGAACCTTTGTCGCAGTACAAAGTACAAGTTCCGG GTAATTGCCTACAACACAGAAGGAAAGAGTGTTCCCAGTCAGGTGGCCGAATTTACTACGTGCCCCGACAGACCTGCTCGACCCGGCCAGCCTGCGCTGAAGGGAAGGCTGCACTCGCATAGCTTCAGATTGGCCTGGG AGGCCCCAAAAGATGATGGCGGTTCAGAAATTACGAAATACAGTGTGGAGATTTCGGAAGGCACGGGCG AAGCGTCTTGGAAGACGGTGTACAGTGGATCAGCCCTGGAACACGTGTGTGAGGGTCTGAAGCCTGGGTGCACCTACCAGATCAGGGTGTGCTGCACCAGCAAAGGAGGCCAGAGCCCT GTATCCGAGGCTCTGCAGGTCCAGACCCTGCCTGTCGCCCCTGGACCTTGTCTTCCTCCCAGGGTGGCTGGAAAGCCGAAAGCCCGTGAGCTGCAGCTCCGCTGGG GACCCCCCCAGGTTGACGGGGGCAGTGCAGTGTCGTGCTACAGCCTTCAGATGGCATGCGTGCAGGCAGAGGAGTACAGGGAAGTGTACCAGGGCTGCGACCCGGACTGTACCGTGAGCGGCTTGCTGCCTGGCACTGCGTACAGCTTCAGAGTGCGAGCTGCCAACAAGGCCGGG CACGGGCCCTTGTCCGAGCAGTGTGACGTGACGACGTCGCCCGGGGCTCCTGAGCAATGTAAGGTGCTTCAGGTGGCCTGCAAGTCGCCCACGTGTGCTGTGATCCGGTGGGAG GCGCCCCAGTGTAACGGCGCCCCCGTGGCAGAGTACCGGCTGGAGTGGGGGGCAGCTGAGGGTGGCATGCAGACCTGCTACTCGGGCCCCGCGCTGAGCCACGAGGTCAGGGGCCTGCAGCCAGCCACCTACTACTTCTGCAGAGTACAG GCAGTGAACGCGGCGGGGGTGGGGCCTTTCTGCGAGGTGACGACCTGCCAGACACCTTGCTCCGTGCCGGCAGCCGTGAGCAACATTCACGCGCTGGAGGACTCCGAGCTGAGAGAGGAGCTGGAAGCGGCGGGAGGCGATGAGGAGGACGGCGCCGAGCGGGACACGTCGTCCTCCTTCTGCCCTTCCTCCTGTCTTGGTCTGCGCTGGGATACCCCATGTGACCATGGAGCAGAGATCACCTCCTATTGCATTGACTTGGGAGACCGCCAACCCGTCATCGTGGGACCAGTCACACGCTACATCATTCAGAATTTGCAGCCTGAGACCAGCTACAG GATACGAATTCAGGCCCTGAACAGTTTAGGCTCTGGACCCTTTAGCCACACAGTCCGGCTAAAAACCAAGGCCCTGCCCCCACTGCCCCCGCGACTGGAGTGTGCAGCCATCAGCCACCAGACCCTGAAGCTGCGCTGGGGAGACGGCTCTGCCAAAGGCAGCTCCGACGCCATACAGTACGAGCTTCAGATGGAAGACAAGAATGGAAG ATTCGTGTCTTTGTATAAAGGGCCGTGCCACACACACAAGGTGCAGAGGCTGAATGAGGCTACCTCTTACGCACTCCGCATCCGCGCCTTAAACGAGGCAGGAGAAGGGCCCTTCTCAGATGTTTACACGTTCACCACCCCCCTTTCCCCTCCCGGCCCTCTGAAAG CTCCTCGAATCGACTGTCTGGATGACCATTCTTGTGACGTGAGCTGGGACCCTGTGCCGCCCATGAAAGGAGATTCTATCATTTATAcgctgcagtgcatgatgggaaactCAGCGTTCAAGCAG gtATATAAGGGTTCTGCCGCATCGTTCCGGCTCTCGGGCCTGCAGCAGAACACTGAGTACCGTTTCCGCGTCTGCGCCATCCGGCAGTGTCAAGCGCCGTCCGAGCTGAGCGGCCCCTACAGCTCCGCCGCCGTACTGTCCCTGCAGCGCAGTGAGACCGCGGCAGGCAGCATCACGAGCGGGGCGGGGCCCCGGGCCCCCGACGCAGAGCGGCCGAGGGCCAGCCTTACCGACGAGCAGTGTGCCGCCCTCATACTCCTGCTCTTCGCTGTCATCTCTATCCTTATTGCCTTTGTCATCCAGTACTTCGTCATCAAATAA
- the LOC111837971 gene encoding fibronectin type-III domain-containing protein 3A isoform X2 produces MNEGAMADHTPPLEPGRLPASDYPLLGPPPPAGMVNGDGPQQVILVQVNAGEAFTIRRDDGQFQCITGPAQVPMMSPNGSVPPIYVPPGYISQVIEENGVRRVLVLPQREFHPGSHSPLHPPSPLHPASAGPAPPHSHLSTFIPHPAMLPQPLAIYPAVVSGAGDMASPFIPQYHPLQFCEQDSHSSHARAGFVPRDERTSKTYERLQKKIKERQGGPNKDKSGSPPSSPQKSAGRTSWLDGRNGTGKGQEPGAASATTTAAKAELDEKSMAFQVLLSAISKPVVTDIQARSAVLTWSSPLVSDSGDGNGGSENDPHDPLSYEVMVSNTGKDEKYKTAYSGEDLTVTLEALRPATDYHARVGALCDHLQGYPSETVSFTTLSCEPDTPAAPRKSSGNKNTILLQWKAPCDNGSKIQNYVLQWDEGKGNGEFEQCYYGPQKQHRVAKLLPASKYTFRLAAKNDLGTSAFSEPISLFTSCSVPASPPRPALLKAGVTWLTLQWQRPASSPKDDDILYTLEMEDDGSGYGFKPKYDGEEVSYTIKNLCRSTKYKFRVIAYNTEGKSVPSQVAEFTTCPDRPARPGQPALKGRLHSHSFRLAWEAPKDDGGSEITKYSVEISEGTGEASWKTVYSGSALEHVCEGLKPGCTYQIRVCCTSKGGQSPVSEALQVQTLPVAPGPCLPPRVAGKPKARELQLRWGPPQVDGGSAVSCYSLQMACVQAEEYREVYQGCDPDCTVSGLLPGTAYSFRVRAANKAGHGPLSEQCDVTTSPGAPEQCKVLQVACKSPTCAVIRWEAPQCNGAPVAEYRLEWGAAEGGMQTCYSGPALSHEVRGLQPATYYFCRVQAVNAAGVGPFCEVTTCQTPCSVPAAVSNIHALEDSELREELEAAGGDEEDGAERDTSSSFCPSSCLGLRWDTPCDHGAEITSYCIDLGDRQPVIVGPVTRYIIQNLQPETSYRIRIQALNSLGSGPFSHTVRLKTKALPPLPPRLECAAISHQTLKLRWGDGSAKGSSDAIQYELQMEDKNGRFVSLYKGPCHTHKVQRLNEATSYALRIRALNEAGEGPFSDVYTFTTPLSPPGPLKAPRIDCLDDHSCDVSWDPVPPMKGDSIIYTLQCMMGNSAFKQVYKGSAASFRLSGLQQNTEYRFRVCAIRQCQAPSELSGPYSSAAVLSLQRSETAAGSITSGAGPRAPDAERPRASLTDEQCAALILLLFAVISILIAFVIQYFVIK; encoded by the exons ATGAATGAGGGAGCCATGGCAGACCACACGCCCCCCCTGGAGCCTGGCCGACTGCCCGCGTCCGACTACCCTCTGCTCGGGCCCCCACCTCCAGCTGGGATGGTCAATGGCGACGGGCCGCAGCAG GTGATTCTGGTGCAGGTGAATGCGGGCGAGGCCTTCACCATCCGCAGAGATGATGGTCAGTTCCAGTGTATCACAG GGCCAGCTCAGGTTCCCATGATGTCCCCAAATGGGTCAGTGCCTCCAATCTATGTGCCTCCTGGATACATTTCGCAG GTCATCGAGGAGAATGGAGTGCGACGTGTTCTGGTCTTACCTCAGCGGGAATTTCACCCGGGAAGCCACTCCCcgctgcaccccccctccccgctgcACCCCGCCTCCGCGGGCCCGGCCCCGCCCCACAGCCACCTCTCCACCTTCATACCTCACCCTGCCATGCTTCCCCAACCCCTTGCCATTTACCCTGCCGTGGTGAGCGGAGCCGGAGACATGGCGTCCCCGTTCATCCCTCAGTACCATCCGCTGCAGTTCTGCGAGCAAG ATTCCCATTCCTCACATGCTCGTGCAGGATTTGTTCCCAGGGACGAAAGGACTAGCAAAACATACGAGCGTTTGCAAAAAAAGATCAAGGAGCGGCAAGGGGGTCCAAACAAGGACAAAAGCGGCAGCCCGCCGTCGTCCCCGCAGAAGAGCGCGGGCAGGACCTCCTGGCTGGACGGCCGGAACGGGACGGGAAAGGGACAGGAACCGGGAGCGGCCTCCGCGACGACCACTGCTGCAAAAGCAG AACTCGATGAAAAATCCATGGCATTCCAAGTACTGTTGTCTGCTATCAGCAAACCAGTT GTGACGGACATTCAGGCCCGATCTGCCGTCCTCACGTGGAGCTCGCCTTTGGTGTCAGACAGCGGAGATGGAAATGGCGGGAGTGAGAATGACCCCCATGATCCGCTCAGCTATGAAGTTATGGTCTCTAATACTGGCAAGGACGAGAAGTACAAGACCGCCTACAG TGGTGAAGACTTGACTGTGACTTTAGAAGCCCTCAGACCAGCAACTGATTATCATGCAAg GGTGGGGGCACTCTGTGACCATTTACAGGGGTATCCCTCCGAGACTGTGAGCTTCACCACCCTCAGCTGTGAGCCggacacccccgctgcccccagGAAGTCCAGCGGCAACAAAAACACCATCCTTCTTCAGTGGAAG gcTCCTTGTGATAATGGATCTAAAATACAGAATTACGTTCTGCAGTGGGATGAG GGCAAGGGAAATGGCGAGTTTGAGCAATGCTACTACGGACCCCAGAAGCAGCATCGTGTGGCCAAGCTTTTACCGGCGTCCAAATATACGTTCCGTCTGGCTGCCAAGAATGACCTGGGGACAAG cgcATTCAGCGAGCCCATCAGCCTGTTCACCTCCTGCAGCGTGCCTGCCTCCCCACCCCGGCCAGCGCTCCTCAAGGCAGGAGTTACCTGGCTAACCCTGCAGTGGCAGCGGCCAGCCTCTTCGCCCAAGGATGACGACATCCTGTACACCCTGGAGATGGAGGATGATGGCTCA GGTTATGGCTTCAAGCCGAAATATGACGGTGAAGAAGTTTCCTACACAATTAAGAACCTTTGTCGCAGTACAAAGTACAAGTTCCGG GTAATTGCCTACAACACAGAAGGAAAGAGTGTTCCCAGTCAGGTGGCCGAATTTACTACGTGCCCCGACAGACCTGCTCGACCCGGCCAGCCTGCGCTGAAGGGAAGGCTGCACTCGCATAGCTTCAGATTGGCCTGGG AGGCCCCAAAAGATGATGGCGGTTCAGAAATTACGAAATACAGTGTGGAGATTTCGGAAGGCACGGGCG AAGCGTCTTGGAAGACGGTGTACAGTGGATCAGCCCTGGAACACGTGTGTGAGGGTCTGAAGCCTGGGTGCACCTACCAGATCAGGGTGTGCTGCACCAGCAAAGGAGGCCAGAGCCCT GTATCCGAGGCTCTGCAGGTCCAGACCCTGCCTGTCGCCCCTGGACCTTGTCTTCCTCCCAGGGTGGCTGGAAAGCCGAAAGCCCGTGAGCTGCAGCTCCGCTGGG GACCCCCCCAGGTTGACGGGGGCAGTGCAGTGTCGTGCTACAGCCTTCAGATGGCATGCGTGCAGGCAGAGGAGTACAGGGAAGTGTACCAGGGCTGCGACCCGGACTGTACCGTGAGCGGCTTGCTGCCTGGCACTGCGTACAGCTTCAGAGTGCGAGCTGCCAACAAGGCCGGG CACGGGCCCTTGTCCGAGCAGTGTGACGTGACGACGTCGCCCGGGGCTCCTGAGCAATGTAAGGTGCTTCAGGTGGCCTGCAAGTCGCCCACGTGTGCTGTGATCCGGTGGGAG GCGCCCCAGTGTAACGGCGCCCCCGTGGCAGAGTACCGGCTGGAGTGGGGGGCAGCTGAGGGTGGCATGCAGACCTGCTACTCGGGCCCCGCGCTGAGCCACGAGGTCAGGGGCCTGCAGCCAGCCACCTACTACTTCTGCAGAGTACAG GCAGTGAACGCGGCGGGGGTGGGGCCTTTCTGCGAGGTGACGACCTGCCAGACACCTTGCTCCGTGCCGGCAGCCGTGAGCAACATTCACGCGCTGGAGGACTCCGAGCTGAGAGAGGAGCTGGAAGCGGCGGGAGGCGATGAGGAGGACGGCGCCGAGCGGGACACGTCGTCCTCCTTCTGCCCTTCCTCCTGTCTTGGTCTGCGCTGGGATACCCCATGTGACCATGGAGCAGAGATCACCTCCTATTGCATTGACTTGGGAGACCGCCAACCCGTCATCGTGGGACCAGTCACACGCTACATCATTCAGAATTTGCAGCCTGAGACCAGCTACAG GATACGAATTCAGGCCCTGAACAGTTTAGGCTCTGGACCCTTTAGCCACACAGTCCGGCTAAAAACCAAGGCCCTGCCCCCACTGCCCCCGCGACTGGAGTGTGCAGCCATCAGCCACCAGACCCTGAAGCTGCGCTGGGGAGACGGCTCTGCCAAAGGCAGCTCCGACGCCATACAGTACGAGCTTCAGATGGAAGACAAGAATGGAAG ATTCGTGTCTTTGTATAAAGGGCCGTGCCACACACACAAGGTGCAGAGGCTGAATGAGGCTACCTCTTACGCACTCCGCATCCGCGCCTTAAACGAGGCAGGAGAAGGGCCCTTCTCAGATGTTTACACGTTCACCACCCCCCTTTCCCCTCCCGGCCCTCTGAAAG CTCCTCGAATCGACTGTCTGGATGACCATTCTTGTGACGTGAGCTGGGACCCTGTGCCGCCCATGAAAGGAGATTCTATCATTTATAcgctgcagtgcatgatgggaaactCAGCGTTCAAGCAG gtATATAAGGGTTCTGCCGCATCGTTCCGGCTCTCGGGCCTGCAGCAGAACACTGAGTACCGTTTCCGCGTCTGCGCCATCCGGCAGTGTCAAGCGCCGTCCGAGCTGAGCGGCCCCTACAGCTCCGCCGCCGTACTGTCCCTGCAGCGCAGTGAGACCGCGGCAGGCAGCATCACGAGCGGGGCGGGGCCCCGGGCCCCCGACGCAGAGCGGCCGAGGGCCAGCCTTACCGACGAGCAGTGTGCCGCCCTCATACTCCTGCTCTTCGCTGTCATCTCTATCCTTATTGCCTTTGTCATCCAGTACTTCGTCATCAAATAA
- the LOC111837971 gene encoding fibronectin type-III domain-containing protein 3A isoform X3, producing MLVQDLFPGTKGLAKHTSVCKKRSRSGKGVQTRTKAAARRRPRRRARAGPPGWTAGTGRERDRNRERPPRRPLLQKQVTDIQARSAVLTWSSPLVSDSGDGNGGSENDPHDPLSYEVMVSNTGKDEKYKTAYSGEDLTVTLEALRPATDYHARVGALCDHLQGYPSETVSFTTLSCEPDTPAAPRKSSGNKNTILLQWKAPCDNGSKIQNYVLQWDEGKGNGEFEQCYYGPQKQHRVAKLLPASKYTFRLAAKNDLGTSAFSEPISLFTSCSVPASPPRPALLKAGVTWLTLQWQRPASSPKDDDILYTLEMEDDGSGYGFKPKYDGEEVSYTIKNLCRSTKYKFRVIAYNTEGKSVPSQVAEFTTCPDRPARPGQPALKGRLHSHSFRLAWEAPKDDGGSEITKYSVEISEGTGEASWKTVYSGSALEHVCEGLKPGCTYQIRVCCTSKGGQSPVSEALQVQTLPVAPGPCLPPRVAGKPKARELQLRWGPPQVDGGSAVSCYSLQMACVQAEEYREVYQGCDPDCTVSGLLPGTAYSFRVRAANKAGHGPLSEQCDVTTSPGAPEQCKVLQVACKSPTCAVIRWEAPQCNGAPVAEYRLEWGAAEGGMQTCYSGPALSHEVRGLQPATYYFCRVQAVNAAGVGPFCEVTTCQTPCSVPAAVSNIHALEDSELREELEAAGGDEEDGAERDTSSSFCPSSCLGLRWDTPCDHGAEITSYCIDLGDRQPVIVGPVTRYIIQNLQPETSYRIRIQALNSLGSGPFSHTVRLKTKALPPLPPRLECAAISHQTLKLRWGDGSAKGSSDAIQYELQMEDKNGRFVSLYKGPCHTHKVQRLNEATSYALRIRALNEAGEGPFSDVYTFTTPLSPPGPLKAPRIDCLDDHSCDVSWDPVPPMKGDSIIYTLQCMMGNSAFKQVYKGSAASFRLSGLQQNTEYRFRVCAIRQCQAPSELSGPYSSAAVLSLQRSETAAGSITSGAGPRAPDAERPRASLTDEQCAALILLLFAVISILIAFVIQYFVIK from the exons ATGCTCGTGCAGGATTTGTTCCCAGGGACGAAAGGACTAGCAAAACATACGAGCGTTTGCAAAAAAAGATCAAGGAGCGGCAAGGGGGTCCAAACAAGGACAAAAGCGGCAGCCCGCCGTCGTCCCCGCAGAAGAGCGCGGGCAGGACCTCCTGGCTGGACGGCCGGAACGGGACGGGAAAGGGACAGGAACCGGGAGCGGCCTCCGCGACGACCACTGCTGCAAAAGCAG GTGACGGACATTCAGGCCCGATCTGCCGTCCTCACGTGGAGCTCGCCTTTGGTGTCAGACAGCGGAGATGGAAATGGCGGGAGTGAGAATGACCCCCATGATCCGCTCAGCTATGAAGTTATGGTCTCTAATACTGGCAAGGACGAGAAGTACAAGACCGCCTACAG TGGTGAAGACTTGACTGTGACTTTAGAAGCCCTCAGACCAGCAACTGATTATCATGCAAg GGTGGGGGCACTCTGTGACCATTTACAGGGGTATCCCTCCGAGACTGTGAGCTTCACCACCCTCAGCTGTGAGCCggacacccccgctgcccccagGAAGTCCAGCGGCAACAAAAACACCATCCTTCTTCAGTGGAAG gcTCCTTGTGATAATGGATCTAAAATACAGAATTACGTTCTGCAGTGGGATGAG GGCAAGGGAAATGGCGAGTTTGAGCAATGCTACTACGGACCCCAGAAGCAGCATCGTGTGGCCAAGCTTTTACCGGCGTCCAAATATACGTTCCGTCTGGCTGCCAAGAATGACCTGGGGACAAG cgcATTCAGCGAGCCCATCAGCCTGTTCACCTCCTGCAGCGTGCCTGCCTCCCCACCCCGGCCAGCGCTCCTCAAGGCAGGAGTTACCTGGCTAACCCTGCAGTGGCAGCGGCCAGCCTCTTCGCCCAAGGATGACGACATCCTGTACACCCTGGAGATGGAGGATGATGGCTCA GGTTATGGCTTCAAGCCGAAATATGACGGTGAAGAAGTTTCCTACACAATTAAGAACCTTTGTCGCAGTACAAAGTACAAGTTCCGG GTAATTGCCTACAACACAGAAGGAAAGAGTGTTCCCAGTCAGGTGGCCGAATTTACTACGTGCCCCGACAGACCTGCTCGACCCGGCCAGCCTGCGCTGAAGGGAAGGCTGCACTCGCATAGCTTCAGATTGGCCTGGG AGGCCCCAAAAGATGATGGCGGTTCAGAAATTACGAAATACAGTGTGGAGATTTCGGAAGGCACGGGCG AAGCGTCTTGGAAGACGGTGTACAGTGGATCAGCCCTGGAACACGTGTGTGAGGGTCTGAAGCCTGGGTGCACCTACCAGATCAGGGTGTGCTGCACCAGCAAAGGAGGCCAGAGCCCT GTATCCGAGGCTCTGCAGGTCCAGACCCTGCCTGTCGCCCCTGGACCTTGTCTTCCTCCCAGGGTGGCTGGAAAGCCGAAAGCCCGTGAGCTGCAGCTCCGCTGGG GACCCCCCCAGGTTGACGGGGGCAGTGCAGTGTCGTGCTACAGCCTTCAGATGGCATGCGTGCAGGCAGAGGAGTACAGGGAAGTGTACCAGGGCTGCGACCCGGACTGTACCGTGAGCGGCTTGCTGCCTGGCACTGCGTACAGCTTCAGAGTGCGAGCTGCCAACAAGGCCGGG CACGGGCCCTTGTCCGAGCAGTGTGACGTGACGACGTCGCCCGGGGCTCCTGAGCAATGTAAGGTGCTTCAGGTGGCCTGCAAGTCGCCCACGTGTGCTGTGATCCGGTGGGAG GCGCCCCAGTGTAACGGCGCCCCCGTGGCAGAGTACCGGCTGGAGTGGGGGGCAGCTGAGGGTGGCATGCAGACCTGCTACTCGGGCCCCGCGCTGAGCCACGAGGTCAGGGGCCTGCAGCCAGCCACCTACTACTTCTGCAGAGTACAG GCAGTGAACGCGGCGGGGGTGGGGCCTTTCTGCGAGGTGACGACCTGCCAGACACCTTGCTCCGTGCCGGCAGCCGTGAGCAACATTCACGCGCTGGAGGACTCCGAGCTGAGAGAGGAGCTGGAAGCGGCGGGAGGCGATGAGGAGGACGGCGCCGAGCGGGACACGTCGTCCTCCTTCTGCCCTTCCTCCTGTCTTGGTCTGCGCTGGGATACCCCATGTGACCATGGAGCAGAGATCACCTCCTATTGCATTGACTTGGGAGACCGCCAACCCGTCATCGTGGGACCAGTCACACGCTACATCATTCAGAATTTGCAGCCTGAGACCAGCTACAG GATACGAATTCAGGCCCTGAACAGTTTAGGCTCTGGACCCTTTAGCCACACAGTCCGGCTAAAAACCAAGGCCCTGCCCCCACTGCCCCCGCGACTGGAGTGTGCAGCCATCAGCCACCAGACCCTGAAGCTGCGCTGGGGAGACGGCTCTGCCAAAGGCAGCTCCGACGCCATACAGTACGAGCTTCAGATGGAAGACAAGAATGGAAG ATTCGTGTCTTTGTATAAAGGGCCGTGCCACACACACAAGGTGCAGAGGCTGAATGAGGCTACCTCTTACGCACTCCGCATCCGCGCCTTAAACGAGGCAGGAGAAGGGCCCTTCTCAGATGTTTACACGTTCACCACCCCCCTTTCCCCTCCCGGCCCTCTGAAAG CTCCTCGAATCGACTGTCTGGATGACCATTCTTGTGACGTGAGCTGGGACCCTGTGCCGCCCATGAAAGGAGATTCTATCATTTATAcgctgcagtgcatgatgggaaactCAGCGTTCAAGCAG gtATATAAGGGTTCTGCCGCATCGTTCCGGCTCTCGGGCCTGCAGCAGAACACTGAGTACCGTTTCCGCGTCTGCGCCATCCGGCAGTGTCAAGCGCCGTCCGAGCTGAGCGGCCCCTACAGCTCCGCCGCCGTACTGTCCCTGCAGCGCAGTGAGACCGCGGCAGGCAGCATCACGAGCGGGGCGGGGCCCCGGGCCCCCGACGCAGAGCGGCCGAGGGCCAGCCTTACCGACGAGCAGTGTGCCGCCCTCATACTCCTGCTCTTCGCTGTCATCTCTATCCTTATTGCCTTTGTCATCCAGTACTTCGTCATCAAATAA